One stretch of Niallia sp. XMNu-256 DNA includes these proteins:
- a CDS encoding superoxide dismutase translates to MNSRHEYLEEVLKWKEDVLTVLKDEGVNENESIYLRIHDFSTQLSRLVEEDASNEVLSVVQGEVAALHEEVEQYFIERQSHGSTFINETYVQPGKHVLPPLPYEYNALEPYISEEIMKLHHQKHHQSYVDGLNKAEISLAQARKNNDFSLVKHWSRELAFHGSGHYLHTIFWNNMTPKGGGAPGRLLLREIEKYFGSFDLFKKHFSEAAKAVEGVGWAILVWSPRSRHLEILQSERHMILTQWDTIPLLALDVWEHAYYLQYKNNKASYVDNWWNTVNWKDVEERFLKARQLKWKPF, encoded by the coding sequence ATGAATTCTAGGCACGAGTATTTAGAAGAAGTGCTTAAATGGAAGGAAGACGTGTTAACTGTTTTAAAAGATGAAGGAGTAAATGAAAATGAAAGCATATACTTGCGAATTCATGACTTTTCAACGCAATTATCAAGGCTTGTGGAGGAAGATGCATCGAATGAGGTGCTTTCAGTTGTACAAGGAGAAGTTGCAGCTCTTCATGAGGAAGTCGAACAATACTTTATCGAACGTCAAAGTCATGGAAGTACTTTTATAAATGAAACTTATGTTCAACCAGGAAAGCATGTGCTGCCGCCTTTGCCTTATGAATATAATGCTCTTGAGCCTTATATCTCAGAGGAAATCATGAAATTGCATCATCAAAAGCATCATCAATCCTATGTAGATGGACTGAATAAAGCAGAGATTAGTCTTGCCCAGGCTAGAAAAAATAATGACTTCTCCCTTGTAAAGCATTGGTCTCGAGAATTGGCCTTTCATGGGTCAGGTCATTATCTGCATACAATCTTTTGGAATAATATGACTCCAAAAGGTGGTGGAGCCCCTGGTCGATTATTACTTAGAGAAATTGAGAAGTACTTTGGCAGTTTTGACTTATTCAAAAAACATTTCTCTGAAGCTGCCAAGGCAGTTGAAGGAGTTGGTTGGGCCATTCTTGTCTGGTCCCCTCGTTCACGCCATTTGGAAATCCTCCAATCCGAGAGACATATGATTTTAACGCAATGGGATACGATTCCCCTACTTGCTCTTGATGTATGGGAACATGCTTACTATTTACAATATAAAAATAATAAGGCAAGCTATGTAGACAATTGGTGGAATACGGTCAATTGGAAAGATGTCGAGGAGCGTTTTTTAAAAGCGAGACAATTAAAATGGAAGCCATTTTAG
- the scpB gene encoding SMC-Scp complex subunit ScpB: MEIIHWRGIVESLLFAAGDEGLTMKQICDVLEIEQMLVEQVIGELEKEYNENPNRGITLVQMAGAFQLVTKKEYSSYLKKLVESPHTANLSQAALETLAIIAYKQPITRMEIEEIRGVKTERPLHTLMAKALIKEVGRAEGAGRAYLYGTTKEFLDYFGLKSIEELPPLPEKVEEDDFQAEADLFFDRFDD, translated from the coding sequence ATGGAGATTATTCACTGGAGAGGAATTGTTGAAAGTTTATTATTTGCTGCCGGTGATGAAGGTCTCACCATGAAACAAATTTGCGATGTTCTTGAAATAGAACAGATGTTGGTTGAACAAGTAATTGGAGAACTGGAAAAAGAATACAATGAAAATCCAAACCGTGGAATTACACTTGTGCAAATGGCAGGTGCTTTTCAACTAGTAACCAAAAAGGAGTACTCTTCCTATTTGAAAAAGTTAGTTGAATCCCCTCATACAGCCAATTTATCTCAAGCAGCATTAGAAACATTAGCGATTATCGCCTATAAACAACCAATTACTAGAATGGAAATAGAGGAGATAAGAGGAGTCAAAACAGAAAGACCCTTACACACATTAATGGCAAAAGCTCTAATAAAAGAAGTAGGTAGAGCCGAGGGAGCAGGAAGAGCTTATCTGTACGGAACAACAAAAGAGTTCCTTGATTATTTTGGCTTAAAGAGCATTGAGGAACTTCCGCCGCTTCCGGAAAAGGTAGAAGAAGACGACTTCCAAGCGGAAGCCGATTTATTTTTTGACCGTTTTGATGATTAG
- a CDS encoding segregation/condensation protein A, with translation MQYKVKIEAFEGPLDLLLHLINQLEIDIYDIPVAQITEQYMHYIHTMKELQLDVASEFLVMAATLLEIKSKMLLPNHNQLEDVIIELVEDPREELVERLIEYRKYKEVAGDLRTLEEERSLLFTKPPVDLTQYTDSVIAQQKPLVDVSLYDMLGALQKLLRRRKLQRPLLTKIARQEISLETRMKEIINDLRSIKGRKYFFDLFPVHDREHIVVTFLALLELMKQNEIILEQEKNFADIYVCVLEGRE, from the coding sequence ATGCAATATAAAGTAAAGATTGAGGCTTTTGAAGGTCCACTTGATTTACTCCTTCATTTAATCAATCAACTAGAAATAGATATTTACGATATCCCAGTTGCCCAAATAACCGAACAATATATGCACTATATTCATACGATGAAAGAATTACAACTTGATGTTGCTAGTGAATTTCTTGTTATGGCGGCTACGTTATTAGAAATTAAAAGTAAAATGTTGCTCCCCAATCATAATCAACTTGAAGATGTCATAATTGAACTAGTAGAAGATCCGCGGGAGGAATTGGTCGAACGTCTTATTGAATACCGGAAATATAAAGAGGTTGCTGGAGATCTACGAACGCTAGAGGAAGAAAGAAGTTTATTGTTTACAAAACCTCCTGTCGACTTAACCCAATATACGGATTCAGTAATAGCCCAACAAAAGCCATTGGTTGATGTGTCACTATACGATATGTTAGGAGCCTTACAAAAGTTATTAAGGAGAAGAAAGCTGCAAAGGCCGCTCTTAACAAAAATCGCCCGCCAAGAAATATCGCTTGAAACGAGAATGAAGGAAATTATAAATGATTTAAGAAGCATTAAAGGACGAAAGTATTTCTTTGATTTATTTCCTGTTCATGATCGGGAGCATATTGTCGTAACTTTTTTAGCTCTATTAGAATTAATGAAGCAAAATGAAATCATTCTTGAACAGGAAAAAAACTTTGCTGATATTTATGTTTGTGTTTTGGAAGGAAGAGAGTAA
- a CDS encoding DUF309 domain-containing protein, which produces MNFPQEYIDFLVHFHGDRDYFECHEILEDYWKKVDERNKDSIWVGLIQIAVSNYHHRRGNLHGAKRMLEKSLTILSMHKQPLEKLGLDATALFQQMEQHLLHIKNSVSYSSQQLPITPELLALCKKRSQELELDWGSESNMEDSELIHRHKRRDRSSVINERQQALQKKMNRRQ; this is translated from the coding sequence ATGAACTTTCCACAAGAATATATCGATTTTTTAGTTCATTTTCACGGGGATCGCGATTATTTTGAATGTCATGAAATATTGGAGGATTATTGGAAAAAAGTAGATGAACGGAATAAAGACTCTATTTGGGTCGGACTTATTCAAATAGCTGTTTCCAATTATCATCACAGGCGCGGGAATCTCCATGGCGCCAAACGAATGTTAGAAAAGTCGCTTACCATCCTTTCAATGCACAAACAACCATTAGAAAAGCTAGGCCTTGACGCAACCGCTCTCTTTCAGCAAATGGAGCAACACTTATTACATATAAAAAACTCCGTGTCTTATAGCAGTCAACAACTACCTATCACTCCCGAATTGTTGGCTTTATGCAAAAAACGTTCGCAAGAATTAGAACTAGACTGGGGTAGTGAAAGCAATATGGAGGATTCGGAATTAATCCACCGTCATAAGAGGAGAGATCGTTCATCTGTCATTAATGAAAGACAACAAGCCTTACAGAAAAAAATGAATAGAAGGCAGTGA
- a CDS encoding GNAT family N-acetyltransferase, with protein sequence MLIRYKKSFEKIAMGLLSYMPSEKDLKKLQQTIKQYESDKDWQLFLWKVDDDIIGLLGGVWNDESTFMIHHISLNPSHRGQGIGSSMVMALKDLYPDKQIIPNKVTSAFIDKCIEEGSE encoded by the coding sequence ATGCTTATTCGTTATAAAAAAAGTTTTGAGAAAATTGCTATGGGTTTACTGTCCTATATGCCAAGTGAAAAAGATTTAAAAAAACTACAACAAACCATAAAGCAATATGAGTCTGACAAAGATTGGCAGCTATTTTTATGGAAAGTAGATGATGATATTATTGGTCTACTTGGTGGTGTCTGGAATGATGAGTCCACATTTATGATTCACCACATTTCACTGAACCCATCCCATCGCGGACAAGGAATTGGGTCTAGTATGGTAATGGCATTAAAGGATTTGTATCCGGATAAACAAATTATACCTAATAAGGTTACTAGCGCATTTATTGATAAGTGTATAGAAGAAGGTAGTGAATGA
- a CDS encoding DUF1002 domain-containing protein has product MKVIKHVILFLCMLFILPLQSHADVAVGDTIITLGESLSEEQKQAILAEMNAPKDAQIITVTNKEEHQYLGNYIAKSIIGYKTFSSSAITIREKGSGLEVETKNINWVTDEMYLNALITAGVKDAEIYVTAPFEVSGTGALTGLIKAYEVSVDKTIPEDVKQAANEELVKTAELGDSIGADNASALIAKVKEEMAKTQPETEADIRAIIEQAAKDLGITLTEEQIQSLIDLFNKLKDLNIDWNQVGEQINIAKDKITKFLESEEGQSFLDRLKQFFISLIDAIKAMFA; this is encoded by the coding sequence TTGAAAGTAATTAAACATGTAATCCTATTCCTGTGTATGCTTTTCATCCTTCCGCTCCAAAGCCATGCGGATGTTGCTGTTGGCGATACCATTATCACATTAGGTGAGAGTTTATCTGAAGAACAGAAGCAGGCCATCCTTGCAGAAATGAATGCACCCAAAGATGCCCAGATTATTACCGTTACAAATAAAGAAGAACATCAATATTTAGGTAATTATATTGCCAAGTCGATTATTGGATATAAAACCTTTTCTTCCTCAGCAATCACAATAAGAGAAAAAGGTTCAGGTCTTGAGGTTGAAACAAAAAACATAAATTGGGTAACAGATGAAATGTATCTAAATGCCCTTATTACTGCTGGTGTGAAAGATGCTGAAATTTATGTAACTGCACCTTTTGAAGTATCAGGCACAGGCGCTTTAACAGGATTAATTAAAGCCTATGAAGTTTCTGTTGATAAGACCATTCCTGAAGATGTAAAACAGGCTGCAAATGAGGAATTAGTAAAAACTGCTGAATTAGGAGACTCAATTGGAGCGGATAATGCTTCCGCTTTAATCGCCAAAGTAAAGGAAGAAATGGCAAAAACTCAACCTGAAACCGAAGCTGACATTAGAGCTATTATCGAACAAGCTGCAAAAGATTTAGGCATCACTCTAACTGAAGAACAAATCCAAAGTTTAATTGATCTCTTTAATAAATTAAAAGATTTAAATATTGACTGGAACCAAGTGGGCGAACAAATAAATATTGCAAAAGATAAAATTACCAAATTCCTTGAAAGTGAAGAAGGGCAAAGTTTCTTAGATCGATTGAAACAGTTTTTTATCAGTTTAATCGATGCCATTAAAGCGATGTTTGCCTAA
- the lysA gene encoding diaminopimelate decarboxylase has product MYYYGTTTVNDRGHLEIGGVDTVDLVKEFGTPVYVYDVALIRQRARSFKEAFSKNGVNAQVSFASKAFSSVAMVQLANEEGLSLDVVSGGELYTAAVADFPMEKVHFHGNNKSREELSMALDYKIGYVVVDNFYEIDLLEELCAEKQQKMSVVIRITPGIEAHTHDYILTGQEDSKFGFGLENGQAEEALLKIIESQWLTPSGIHCHIGSQIFETTGFILAVQKIFKKLSQWKTSFSYQPEILNLGGGFGIRYTEDDTPKPAADYVNEIINEVKKQAEEYSMNIPELGIEPGRSLVGDAGITLYKIGSRKEVPEVRKYIAIDGGMTDNLRPALYGAKYEAALANKPLEKPTEVVSIAGKCCESGDMLIWDLPLPASDHEDILAVFCTGAYGYSMANNYNRIPRPPVVFVEDGKAQLVVKRETYEDLIRLDLSINEKAKHL; this is encoded by the coding sequence ATGTACTATTATGGAACAACTACTGTAAATGATAGGGGACATTTAGAAATTGGCGGTGTGGATACGGTAGATTTAGTAAAAGAATTTGGCACACCTGTCTACGTTTATGATGTTGCCTTAATTAGACAAAGAGCGCGAAGCTTTAAAGAAGCTTTTAGCAAAAATGGAGTGAACGCCCAAGTTTCTTTTGCTAGCAAAGCTTTCTCATCAGTTGCTATGGTACAACTAGCAAATGAAGAAGGGTTGTCTCTTGATGTTGTCTCTGGTGGAGAATTATACACAGCAGCTGTGGCTGACTTTCCAATGGAAAAGGTTCATTTCCATGGCAATAATAAAAGTAGAGAAGAATTATCGATGGCGCTAGATTATAAAATTGGCTATGTGGTTGTCGATAATTTTTATGAAATAGACCTGTTAGAAGAGTTATGTGCGGAAAAACAACAAAAAATGTCTGTAGTCATTAGAATTACACCTGGAATTGAGGCACATACTCATGATTATATTTTGACGGGACAAGAGGACTCTAAATTTGGATTTGGCTTGGAAAATGGTCAAGCTGAGGAAGCTTTATTAAAAATTATCGAATCTCAGTGGTTAACACCATCTGGTATTCATTGTCATATTGGTTCACAAATTTTTGAAACAACAGGGTTTATTTTGGCAGTACAAAAAATCTTTAAAAAATTGTCTCAATGGAAAACTAGCTTTTCATACCAACCAGAGATTCTCAATCTTGGGGGCGGTTTCGGGATTCGTTATACGGAAGATGACACACCAAAACCTGCAGCTGATTATGTAAATGAAATTATTAACGAAGTAAAGAAACAAGCAGAAGAATATTCAATGAACATTCCTGAATTAGGAATTGAACCTGGTAGATCTCTAGTTGGAGATGCAGGGATTACTTTATACAAAATTGGCTCTAGAAAAGAAGTACCGGAAGTTCGCAAATATATTGCGATCGATGGAGGTATGACAGATAATCTTAGACCTGCACTTTACGGAGCGAAATATGAAGCAGCTCTCGCCAACAAACCGTTAGAGAAACCTACCGAAGTAGTATCAATTGCAGGTAAGTGCTGTGAATCTGGAGACATGTTAATCTGGGACTTGCCTTTACCAGCAAGTGATCATGAAGACATTTTAGCGGTATTTTGTACGGGTGCATACGGGTATTCAATGGCAAATAATTATAATCGCATTCCACGCCCACCAGTTGTCTTCGTTGAAGATGGAAAGGCACAATTAGTAGTCAAACGAGAAACGTACGAAGATCTTATTCGACTAGATCTATCTATTAATGAAAAAGCTAAGCATTTGTAA
- a CDS encoding spore germination protein, whose translation MASQAKEKTPIPRSVTEVEEFMKEKVGLGKSFDVGVRKLKILNKDVHFYYVNGLCDAGFIIELTEQLVEINDNEQDSENLFDILHNRLVHQSVKPIRSIDELVDEVLSGLMVVVIEGYDQALVVDVRSYPGRTPMEPDTEKVIRGSRDGFVENIILNTALTRRRIRDENLRFEIMRISERGKTDIAIGYIDGIANKDLVDIIKKELQNIEIDGIPLADKTIEEFLLKQGYNPYPLVRYTERADIAATHLLEGHVLIYVDTSPSVIITPTTIFHHMQHVEEYRQSPGVGTFVRWVRFLGIFTSLFLLPLWFLFVLEPHHLPERIAFIGPNKLTNIPVIVQVFLADVGIEFLRMAAIHTPTALSNAMGLVAAVLIGQIAIDVGLFVPEVILYISIVAMGNFATPSYELAIANKLARLGILIIVAIFQTPGLVVGITIYIILLARIRSLSTPYLWPLLPFHPKAFLQILIRRAVPGAQLRPSIIHTANRVRQPKQ comes from the coding sequence ATGGCTAGTCAAGCGAAAGAAAAAACACCGATTCCTAGATCAGTTACCGAAGTTGAAGAATTTATGAAAGAAAAAGTTGGGCTGGGGAAAAGCTTTGATGTAGGGGTTCGGAAATTAAAAATTCTAAATAAAGATGTTCATTTTTATTATGTAAATGGGTTATGTGATGCGGGGTTTATTATCGAGTTAACAGAACAATTAGTGGAAATTAATGACAACGAACAGGATTCAGAAAATCTATTTGATATTTTACATAATCGGCTCGTCCATCAGTCGGTAAAACCGATCAGATCGATTGATGAATTAGTGGACGAGGTTCTTTCAGGTTTAATGGTTGTAGTTATTGAGGGGTATGATCAAGCCTTAGTTGTAGATGTTAGAAGTTATCCCGGCAGGACACCGATGGAGCCTGATACTGAAAAAGTCATCCGTGGTTCAAGAGATGGATTTGTCGAGAATATTATTTTAAATACAGCATTGACTAGAAGAAGGATCCGTGATGAAAACTTACGCTTTGAAATCATGCGTATAAGTGAGAGAGGAAAAACCGATATAGCAATTGGATATATTGACGGAATTGCCAATAAAGATTTAGTTGATATTATAAAGAAAGAATTACAAAATATCGAGATTGATGGAATTCCACTAGCTGATAAAACAATAGAAGAGTTTCTATTAAAACAAGGCTATAATCCATATCCACTCGTCCGTTATACGGAAAGAGCGGATATTGCTGCAACACACTTGTTAGAAGGACATGTGCTAATTTATGTAGATACTTCTCCAAGTGTCATCATTACACCAACCACTATTTTTCACCATATGCAGCATGTGGAAGAGTATCGTCAATCACCAGGAGTCGGGACATTTGTTCGATGGGTCCGTTTTCTTGGGATTTTTACCTCGCTTTTTTTATTGCCATTATGGTTTTTATTTGTCCTAGAACCCCATCATTTGCCTGAAAGAATTGCTTTTATTGGACCGAATAAATTAACAAATATTCCTGTTATTGTTCAAGTCTTTTTAGCAGATGTTGGGATTGAGTTTCTACGGATGGCTGCAATCCATACCCCAACGGCTTTGTCCAATGCGATGGGATTAGTTGCTGCAGTTCTAATCGGACAAATTGCGATTGATGTTGGTTTATTTGTTCCAGAAGTCATTTTATACATTTCTATTGTTGCGATGGGGAATTTTGCTACACCAAGCTATGAACTAGCGATAGCCAATAAGTTGGCCAGGTTAGGAATACTAATTATCGTTGCGATTTTCCAGACACCTGGTTTAGTCGTGGGGATCACCATTTATATTATTTTATTAGCAAGAATTCGTTCTTTAAGTACCCCATATTTATGGCCGTTACTGCCTTTCCATCCGAAAGCATTTTTACAAATCTTAATCCGAAGAGCCGTCCCAGGTGCACAATTAAGACCAAGTATTATTCATACGGCAAATCGGGTAAGACAACCAAAACAGTAG